One Gloeothece verrucosa PCC 7822 DNA window includes the following coding sequences:
- a CDS encoding Uma2 family endonuclease, with protein MLITEPSPIRWTTADLELFPDDDKRYEIIDGELFVTRAPHLRHQQVCVRIATQLEIWSNQTDLGITAFAPGIIFSEDDNVIPDLIWASRERLAEIMDEAGHLIGAPELIVEVLSPGEKQEKRDRQLKLKLYSVQGVQEYWIVDRHLQKIEIYRREKAILKLVATLFKTDILTSPLLPQFSCSVEGLFKE; from the coding sequence ATGCTAATAACCGAACCCTCGCCCATTCGCTGGACAACTGCCGATCTAGAATTATTTCCCGATGATGATAAACGTTATGAAATCATTGATGGAGAGTTATTTGTGACAAGAGCGCCTCACCTAAGACATCAACAAGTTTGTGTGAGAATTGCGACTCAGTTAGAAATTTGGTCAAATCAAACTGATTTAGGAATAACGGCTTTTGCACCGGGAATTATTTTTTCTGAGGATGATAATGTTATTCCTGATCTCATTTGGGCAAGCCGTGAACGTCTAGCAGAAATTATGGACGAAGCAGGACATTTAATCGGTGCGCCAGAATTGATTGTAGAAGTTTTATCCCCAGGAGAAAAGCAAGAAAAACGAGATAGACAGTTGAAATTAAAGCTTTATTCAGTTCAGGGGGTTCAAGAATATTGGATTGTTGATCGTCACCTACAAAAAATAGAAATTTATCGTCGGGAAAAGGCTATCTTAAAATTAGTCGCAACCTTGTTTAAAACCGATATTTTAACCAGTCCTCTATTACCCCAGTTTAGTTGTTCTGTTGAAGGGTTATTTAAAGAGTAA
- a CDS encoding OST-HTH/LOTUS domain-containing protein yields MTSNPTLEEIKTLIDQLPITEQSLLLEDLKQRVTLSIKPPAEISFQERKEEENKLLKKQKKYFLLLGISIYEGQQIEIILKHLSRFTPRTPDEFIFPIPKEDFFAREKSLEKKTLGFIFNKFKNWGMTLNEDAQFMIDKFIEERNQVVHHIFKVPGFHLYTEEGIDTGIKFLEQYRETIECINELFAPILYSVYIMLYQNVKVIEEEDFEKIQKKIDYLYSLLDDSLKKDNGLLKISYHEMNQNFDKYLDNLLLENFETHKIDKSNLQQEKQKSWQKTKIIEAVRDVSKEIADQDGWVSLSACCQEIRKKYPEIKPEKYGFNKFLEIIESSNLFEIKKNNHKNKKIYTVYFRFLGKNII; encoded by the coding sequence ATGACTTCTAACCCTACCCTTGAAGAAATTAAAACTTTAATTGATCAACTTCCGATTACAGAACAAAGCCTCCTTTTAGAAGACCTCAAACAACGAGTAACTTTATCTATAAAACCACCAGCAGAAATAAGCTTTCAAGAGCGGAAAGAAGAAGAAAATAAGCTTTTAAAGAAGCAGAAAAAATACTTCTTATTACTGGGAATTAGTATATATGAAGGTCAACAAATTGAAATTATTCTAAAACATTTAAGTAGATTTACCCCTCGCACTCCTGATGAATTTATTTTTCCTATTCCTAAAGAAGATTTTTTTGCCAGAGAAAAAAGTTTAGAAAAAAAAACTCTAGGGTTTATTTTTAATAAATTTAAAAACTGGGGAATGACTTTAAATGAAGATGCCCAATTTATGATTGATAAATTTATTGAGGAAAGAAATCAGGTTGTGCATCATATTTTCAAAGTCCCTGGCTTTCATCTTTATACAGAGGAAGGTATAGATACAGGAATAAAATTTTTAGAACAGTATAGAGAAACTATAGAATGTATTAATGAGCTTTTCGCTCCTATTTTATACTCTGTCTATATCATGCTTTATCAAAATGTTAAAGTTATAGAAGAGGAAGACTTTGAAAAGATTCAAAAAAAGATAGATTACCTTTACTCGCTTTTGGATGACTCTTTAAAAAAAGATAATGGTTTATTAAAAATAAGTTATCATGAGATGAACCAAAATTTTGATAAATATCTTGACAATTTACTACTAGAAAATTTTGAAACACATAAAATAGATAAATCTAATCTACAGCAAGAAAAACAAAAATCATGGCAAAAAACTAAAATAATTGAAGCAGTACGAGATGTTTCCAAAGAAATAGCCGATCAAGATGGATGGGTATCTTTGTCGGCTTGTTGTCAAGAGATTAGAAAAAAATACCCTGAAATAAAGCCTGAAAAATACGGATTTAATAAATTTCTTGAAATTATAGAAAGCTCAAATCTGTTTGAAATTAAAAAAAATAACCATAAAAATAAGAAAATCTACACAGTTTATTTTCGTTTTTTAGGAAAAAACATCATCTAA